Proteins encoded in a region of the Mycolicibacterium chitae genome:
- a CDS encoding acyltransferase family protein, protein MNDAATTGPTRELALDLYRSAAVILVVIGHWLLSVMTYDDGTFGRDNPLVLMPWTQWITWFFQVVPVFFAVAGFASAVSWARFEAEGSATRQEWLRRRVSRVLGPTAAYVVLVFIVMAVLFAAGISGSVLALGGWAVAMHLWFLAVYLMVVALTPVAVAAHRRWGLAVPAVLAGAVIVVDVIGIATEVPEIRMLNYFFCWAAIYQLGIAWRDGLLRRGLLLGMAAVAAVALPMLVTWGPYPIAMIGVPGVRVENSAPPSVALLALAAVQIGVLLAITGPVNRFLRRGRWPKIIGVANNNVMALYLWHMLPVVIVTLVGYPTGLLPQPPTGSGAWWLARLEWELILAVVTVALLVLLWWGRAIFAAPVPSFGVPIPESVATVGLYLGTTAAAVALGRLAAGGFAPDGEFPVGTAALFLGGLILVAIRPRSRVKDPA, encoded by the coding sequence ATGAACGACGCCGCCACCACTGGTCCGACCCGCGAGCTCGCGCTGGATCTGTACCGCAGCGCGGCGGTCATCCTGGTGGTCATCGGCCACTGGCTGCTCTCGGTCATGACCTACGACGACGGGACGTTCGGCCGGGACAACCCGCTGGTGCTGATGCCGTGGACGCAATGGATCACCTGGTTCTTCCAGGTGGTTCCGGTCTTCTTCGCGGTGGCCGGGTTCGCGAGCGCGGTGTCGTGGGCGCGGTTCGAGGCCGAGGGCAGCGCGACCCGGCAGGAGTGGCTGCGCCGCCGGGTGAGCCGGGTGCTCGGTCCCACGGCGGCCTACGTGGTCCTGGTGTTCATCGTGATGGCCGTGTTGTTCGCCGCGGGGATCAGCGGATCGGTGTTGGCCCTCGGCGGCTGGGCCGTCGCGATGCACCTGTGGTTCCTGGCCGTCTACCTGATGGTGGTCGCCCTGACACCGGTGGCGGTCGCCGCGCACCGGCGCTGGGGGCTGGCCGTACCGGCCGTGCTGGCCGGCGCGGTGATCGTCGTCGACGTAATCGGCATCGCCACCGAGGTGCCCGAGATCCGGATGCTCAACTACTTCTTCTGCTGGGCGGCGATCTACCAGCTCGGGATCGCCTGGCGCGACGGTCTTTTGCGACGCGGACTGCTGCTGGGGATGGCCGCCGTCGCGGCGGTGGCGCTGCCCATGCTGGTGACCTGGGGTCCGTATCCGATCGCCATGATCGGCGTGCCCGGGGTGCGGGTGGAGAACAGCGCCCCGCCGTCGGTGGCGCTGTTGGCGCTGGCCGCCGTGCAGATCGGTGTGCTGCTGGCGATCACCGGTCCCGTCAACCGCTTCCTGCGGCGCGGGCGGTGGCCGAAGATCATCGGGGTGGCCAACAACAACGTGATGGCGCTGTACCTCTGGCACATGCTGCCGGTGGTGATCGTCACGCTGGTCGGCTACCCCACCGGGTTGCTGCCCCAGCCGCCGACCGGTTCCGGCGCGTGGTGGCTGGCCCGGCTCGAGTGGGAGCTGATCCTCGCGGTCGTCACGGTGGCGCTGCTGGTGCTGCTGTGGTGGGGCCGGGCCATTTTCGCCGCGCCGGTCCCGAGCTTCGGGGTGCCGATCCCGGAGTCCGTCGCCACCGTCGGGCTCTACCTGGGGACGACGGCCGCGGCCGTCGCGCTGGGCCGGCTGGCCGCCGGCGGCTTCGCACCCGACGGTGAATTCCCCGTCGGCACCGCCGCGCTGTTCCTCGGCGGGCTGATCCTGGTGGCGATCCGGCCGCGCAGCCGGGTGAAGGATCCCGCCTGA
- a CDS encoding STAS domain-containing protein — protein sequence MTSPTGTIRLYRPDPGSIRESKRCGRATFSVHPVSTNRIRIAACGDVDAVNGRALGHYVEAHTGASQQLILDLRAVDFFGTAGFTALYYISVQSTRRDVDWMLVGSPPVRRLLGICDTNGELPLCSDVDLAIARLNQVAQYRRRIASAG from the coding sequence ATGACCAGCCCCACCGGCACCATCCGGCTGTATCGGCCCGACCCGGGATCGATCCGGGAATCCAAACGCTGCGGCCGGGCCACCTTTTCCGTGCACCCCGTCTCGACGAACCGGATCCGCATCGCGGCCTGCGGCGACGTCGACGCCGTCAACGGTCGCGCGCTGGGCCACTACGTCGAGGCCCACACCGGGGCCTCCCAGCAGTTGATCCTCGACCTGCGGGCCGTCGACTTCTTCGGAACAGCCGGGTTCACCGCCCTGTACTACATCAGCGTGCAGTCCACGCGACGCGACGTCGACTGGATGCTGGTGGGCAGCCCGCCGGTACGTCGGCTGCTGGGCATCTGCGACACCAACGGCGAGTTGCCGCTGTGCTCGGACGTCGACCTGGCGATCGCGCGGCTGAACCAGGTGGCGCAGTACCGACGTCGCATCGCCTCGGCCGGCTGA
- a CDS encoding pyrimidine reductase family protein, whose translation MTDLQTAHVEASAELRDFYRDAPAGVRANMIFSADGAAAFGGRAGPLSSPADQRLLRELRGYADVVLVGAGTVRAERYGPVRLSEDLLTERRAQRRPALPPIAVVSQTGRLPDSMFTDPTQQAILITSAVAAEQHRLITDSRRRVLIAGRDTVDIAAALAALADQGMPRVLCEGGPTLLHEIVEADLLTEICVTLAPQLAGSQPVGSAAPSRLSVPSQLRLRHALIHDGYLFTRYSRDEA comes from the coding sequence ATGACGGACCTGCAGACCGCGCACGTCGAGGCGAGCGCCGAGTTGCGGGATTTCTACCGGGACGCCCCCGCGGGGGTGCGGGCCAACATGATCTTCAGCGCCGACGGGGCGGCGGCCTTCGGTGGCCGCGCCGGGCCGCTGTCGTCGCCGGCCGACCAACGGCTGCTGCGCGAATTGCGCGGGTACGCCGACGTGGTCCTGGTGGGGGCGGGTACGGTCCGCGCCGAGCGGTACGGTCCCGTCCGGCTTTCCGAGGATCTGCTGACCGAGCGTCGGGCACAGCGACGGCCCGCGCTGCCGCCCATCGCCGTGGTGAGCCAGACCGGCCGACTGCCCGACAGCATGTTCACCGACCCCACCCAGCAGGCGATCCTGATCACCAGCGCCGTTGCGGCCGAGCAACATCGGTTGATCACCGACTCGCGCCGCCGTGTGCTGATCGCGGGCCGGGACACGGTGGACATCGCCGCGGCCCTCGCGGCCCTTGCCGACCAGGGCATGCCCCGTGTCCTGTGCGAGGGTGGGCCGACGCTGCTGCACGAGATCGTCGAGGCCGACCTGCTCACCGAGATCTGCGTGACGCTGGCACCACAACTGGCGGGCAGCCAACCCGTCGGAAGCGCCGCCCCCAGTCGGCTCTCCGTCCCGAGCCAGCTACGGCTGCGTCACGCGCTGATCCACGACGGCTACCTCTTCACCCGCTACTCGCGCGACGAAGCCTAA
- a CDS encoding asparagine synthetase B family protein, with product MSRWCAFLTTADPADQLRAVGAAAVTAAGDHGLGLLDEPGAATGPHRVGRFTAVGEVTLYNRARLRTLLGADAPPADCPDAELLLHCYARLGTAGLAAADGMFALAVADGRDLLLIRDHVGARTLFVARAGGAWAAATSLRALRRWPQLRTGLHLPAVRSFLTFAYLPDRATLLRGVHEVLPGRCVRLRPDGTSTEETFWEPAEADAPGTAAEHALRLRELLEEATVRRLPAGPAGVLLSGGIDSSLVTALATKLHDQRVHTYSIAFDGTTPNELAYSGLVATHCHTDHRVLTVSGDAVAARLAQTVALLDCPVGDPLTVPNLMLARAAADDGLDTILNGEGGDPVFGGPKNLPMLIFELFRDDPAPTARARAYLDSYRKCLDDVPVLLSAGALTELEHAPPLTDVLLPYLQPGRMKTLLNQLLHTNLRTKGAHHILPKVERLTAAAGVQGRSPLFDAAMIDYAFSIPPRFKLAGTEEKWILKESVRDLLPSTIVDRPKSGMRVPVQQWLTGPLRDLSHDLLLGPSARTRDIFRADTLRAWLRGDGTLLPRQGGKVWLVLTLEMWLRAYDVQP from the coding sequence ATGTCTCGATGGTGCGCATTCCTGACGACCGCGGATCCGGCCGACCAGCTGCGGGCGGTGGGCGCCGCGGCGGTCACCGCGGCCGGCGACCACGGACTGGGCCTGCTCGACGAGCCGGGCGCGGCCACCGGGCCGCACCGCGTGGGGCGGTTCACGGCCGTCGGCGAGGTCACCCTCTACAACCGGGCGCGGCTGCGCACACTGCTGGGCGCCGATGCGCCCCCGGCGGACTGCCCGGACGCCGAGTTGCTGCTGCACTGCTACGCCCGGCTGGGCACCGCAGGGCTCGCGGCCGCCGACGGCATGTTCGCCCTGGCCGTCGCCGACGGCCGGGACCTGCTGCTGATCCGCGACCACGTGGGGGCGCGCACGCTGTTCGTCGCCCGCGCCGGCGGGGCGTGGGCGGCCGCGACGTCCCTGCGGGCGCTGCGGCGCTGGCCGCAGTTGCGGACGGGGCTGCACCTGCCGGCGGTGCGGTCCTTCCTGACCTTCGCGTACCTGCCGGACCGGGCGACCCTGCTGCGCGGCGTGCACGAGGTGCTGCCGGGCCGCTGCGTGCGGCTGCGCCCCGACGGCACCTCGACCGAGGAAACCTTCTGGGAGCCGGCGGAAGCCGACGCGCCGGGCACCGCGGCCGAACACGCGCTGCGGCTGCGTGAGCTGCTCGAGGAGGCGACGGTGCGCCGGCTGCCGGCGGGCCCCGCCGGGGTGCTGCTGTCCGGGGGCATCGACTCGAGCCTGGTCACCGCGCTGGCGACCAAGCTCCACGACCAACGCGTACACACCTATTCGATTGCCTTCGACGGTACGACGCCCAACGAACTGGCCTATTCCGGACTCGTCGCCACCCACTGCCACACCGACCACCGCGTCCTGACCGTGTCCGGCGACGCCGTGGCGGCGCGCTTGGCGCAGACCGTGGCCCTGCTGGACTGCCCGGTGGGCGACCCGCTGACCGTCCCCAATCTCATGCTGGCGCGGGCCGCCGCCGACGACGGTTTGGACACCATCCTCAACGGCGAGGGCGGCGACCCGGTGTTCGGCGGTCCGAAGAACCTGCCGATGCTCATCTTCGAACTGTTCCGCGACGACCCCGCCCCGACGGCGCGGGCCCGGGCCTACCTGGACAGTTACCGCAAATGCCTCGACGACGTCCCGGTCCTGCTGTCCGCGGGCGCGCTGACCGAACTCGAGCACGCGCCGCCGCTCACCGACGTGTTGCTGCCCTACCTGCAACCGGGCCGGATGAAAACGCTGTTGAATCAGCTGCTGCACACCAACTTACGCACCAAGGGCGCGCACCACATCCTGCCCAAGGTCGAGCGGCTGACCGCGGCCGCCGGGGTCCAGGGCCGGTCCCCGCTGTTCGACGCGGCGATGATCGACTACGCGTTCAGCATCCCGCCGCGGTTCAAGCTCGCCGGCACCGAGGAGAAGTGGATCCTCAAGGAGTCGGTGCGTGATCTGCTGCCCTCGACCATCGTGGACCGACCGAAGAGCGGGATGCGGGTCCCGGTCCAGCAGTGGCTGACCGGTCCGCTGCGCGACCTCAGCCACGACCTGCTGCTCGGGCCGTCGGCGCGGACCCGGGACATCTTCCGCGCCGACACCCTGCGGGCCTGGCTGCGCGGTGACGGCACCCTGCTGCCCCGCCAGGGCGGCAAGGTCTGGCTGGTGCTCACCCTGGAGATGTGGTTGCGGGCCTACGACGTTCAACCGTGA
- a CDS encoding PAS and ANTAR domain-containing protein, which yields MTASGDLDDDGSPARVGNFSLRLDDGVFNWSPEIAAMHGYPRETMTVTTEFALSHKHPEDRPKFAALLDQLSTSAVPLSSRHRIIDRRGHVHHVLVASTRLLDETGAVVGADGFYVDVTGAAKDQLAHALNTAVADFSTHRAVIEQAKGMLMLIYNIPADRAFDILRWRSQHTNINSGRSANNSSRSWCSSP from the coding sequence GTGACGGCGTCGGGGGATCTGGACGATGACGGATCCCCCGCACGCGTGGGCAACTTCAGCCTGCGCCTGGACGACGGCGTGTTCAACTGGTCACCGGAGATCGCGGCGATGCACGGGTATCCCCGCGAAACCATGACGGTGACAACGGAATTCGCACTCTCCCACAAGCATCCGGAGGATCGTCCGAAGTTCGCCGCCCTGCTGGACCAGTTGTCCACCTCGGCGGTGCCACTGTCCAGCCGGCACCGGATCATCGACCGCCGGGGCCACGTCCACCACGTCCTGGTGGCCAGCACCCGTCTGCTCGACGAGACCGGCGCCGTTGTCGGCGCCGACGGCTTCTACGTCGACGTGACCGGGGCGGCCAAGGACCAACTGGCGCACGCCCTCAATACGGCCGTGGCCGACTTCAGCACCCACCGCGCGGTCATCGAGCAGGCCAAGGGCATGCTGATGCTGATCTACAACATTCCCGCCGACCGGGCGTTCGACATTCTCCGGTGGCGTTCCCAGCACACCAACATAAACTCCGGTCGCTCTGCGAACAACTCATCGAGAAGCTGGTGCTCCAGCCCGTGA
- a CDS encoding cytochrome P450 yields MTTSTARDLYYDPWDVALNADPYPMFKRFRDEAPLYYNEPHDFYAVSRFEDVNRTLVDYRTFSSARGVVLEILKSGMEIPPGVLIFEDPPIHDIHRNLLSRAFTPKKINALEPMIREFTARCLDQVPAGGTFDFVKHLGAIMPLRVVSMLFGIPEHFQQRVQEDGDRHVRTERGGQMTDNPDGAITNGEVFADFIDWRATNPSDDLTSELLEAEFEDETGVVRRLRRDELLMFMNVVAVAGAETTTRLIGWTGKLLSEYPDQRRLLAADRSLLGSAIEEILRYEPPALQAARYVTQDVEIHGQVVPQGSAILTLIGAANRDERRFGDNAENFDITRKGKQHITFGVGAHYCLGNALARIEGRVALDEILNRFPDWEVDLDNAVFSSSSAVRGWDSMPARV; encoded by the coding sequence ATGACGACGAGTACGGCACGCGACCTGTACTACGACCCGTGGGATGTCGCGCTCAACGCGGATCCCTACCCGATGTTCAAGCGGTTCCGCGACGAGGCGCCGCTGTACTACAACGAGCCGCACGACTTCTACGCGGTCAGCCGCTTCGAGGACGTCAACCGGACCCTGGTGGACTACCGCACCTTCAGTTCCGCGCGCGGCGTCGTCCTGGAGATCCTGAAGTCCGGCATGGAGATCCCGCCCGGGGTGCTGATCTTCGAGGATCCGCCGATCCACGACATCCACCGCAACCTGCTCTCGCGCGCCTTCACGCCGAAAAAGATCAACGCGTTGGAGCCGATGATCCGCGAGTTCACCGCACGGTGCCTGGATCAGGTGCCGGCCGGCGGCACCTTCGACTTCGTCAAGCACCTGGGCGCAATCATGCCGCTGCGCGTGGTCAGCATGCTGTTCGGCATCCCGGAGCACTTCCAGCAGCGGGTGCAGGAGGACGGCGACCGCCACGTCCGGACCGAACGCGGCGGCCAGATGACCGACAATCCCGACGGCGCCATCACCAACGGGGAGGTGTTCGCCGACTTCATCGACTGGCGCGCCACCAACCCGTCGGACGACCTGACCTCGGAATTGCTCGAGGCCGAGTTCGAGGACGAGACCGGGGTGGTGCGTCGGCTGCGCCGCGACGAGTTGCTGATGTTCATGAACGTGGTGGCCGTGGCGGGGGCGGAGACCACCACCCGGCTGATCGGCTGGACCGGAAAGCTGCTGTCGGAGTATCCCGATCAGCGCCGCCTGCTGGCCGCCGACCGCTCGCTGCTGGGCAGCGCCATCGAAGAGATCCTGCGCTACGAACCGCCGGCGCTGCAGGCCGCGCGCTACGTGACCCAGGACGTCGAGATCCACGGCCAGGTGGTCCCCCAGGGCAGCGCCATCCTCACCCTGATCGGTGCCGCCAACCGCGACGAGCGCCGCTTCGGCGACAACGCCGAGAACTTCGATATCACCCGAAAGGGAAAGCAGCACATCACCTTCGGGGTCGGCGCCCACTACTGCCTCGGCAACGCGCTGGCGCGCATCGAAGGCAGAGTCGCCCTCGACGAGATCCTGAACCGCTTCCCCGACTGGGAGGTGGACCTGGACAACGCGGTGTTCTCCTCGTCGTCGGCCGTGCGCGGCTGGGACAGCATGCCCGCCCGCGTCTGA
- a CDS encoding flavin reductase family protein: MFIVTTRAGTTRGGCLVGFATQTSINPPKFLVGLSRKNATFRLAEDATHLAVHLVARQHLGLSELFGTETGDRTDKFARCTWHEGPAGLPILDDAAAWFVGEISERFDLGDHVGHLLRPMAGESPDGLQDWVTFADVRDLDPGHDA, translated from the coding sequence ATGTTCATCGTGACCACCCGCGCGGGCACGACGCGCGGCGGTTGCCTCGTCGGCTTCGCCACCCAGACCAGCATCAACCCGCCGAAGTTTCTTGTCGGCCTGTCCCGCAAGAACGCGACCTTCCGACTGGCCGAAGACGCCACCCACCTGGCCGTGCACCTCGTGGCGCGCCAACACCTCGGCCTGTCGGAGTTGTTCGGCACCGAGACCGGCGACCGCACCGACAAGTTCGCCCGGTGCACCTGGCACGAGGGACCCGCCGGGCTACCGATCCTCGACGACGCCGCCGCGTGGTTCGTTGGCGAGATCTCCGAGCGCTTCGATCTCGGCGACCACGTCGGCCACCTGCTGCGGCCGATGGCCGGCGAATCGCCCGACGGACTGCAGGACTGGGTGACCTTCGCCGACGTCCGCGACCTCGATCCTGGTCACGACGCATGA
- a CDS encoding AAA family ATPase, with translation MTSAGMQLGQRDLAEAQRVVNAVASSFAAKVVGQGHLRESMLVALLAGGHLLIESVPGLAKTTAARVVAESIDGEFRRIQCTPDLLPSDIIGTQIYEAATNSFVTQLGPVHANIVLLDEINRSSAKTQSAMLEAMEERQTTIAGVQYPMPRPFLVIATQNPVDQEGTYPLSEAQTDRFMLKELVSYPSVDDEVEVIARMDAGVFDPDRPAPPVVGVADIRRAQEVTRAVHMAPDLVRYASTLVSVTRHPDEHLPAQLARLVEYGASPRATIAFCRTARAMAVLRGRNHVVPEDIARLAHRVLRHRFILGFQAASERVTPDVIVDAVLRAVPVP, from the coding sequence ATGACCTCAGCAGGTATGCAGCTCGGCCAGCGCGACTTGGCCGAGGCACAACGCGTCGTCAACGCCGTGGCCTCGTCGTTCGCGGCGAAGGTCGTCGGTCAGGGGCACCTCCGGGAGTCCATGCTGGTGGCGTTGCTCGCCGGTGGGCACCTGCTCATCGAGAGCGTGCCCGGGCTGGCCAAGACCACCGCGGCCCGCGTCGTCGCCGAATCCATCGACGGGGAGTTCCGGCGCATCCAGTGCACCCCGGACCTGCTGCCCAGCGACATCATCGGCACGCAGATCTACGAGGCGGCCACCAACTCGTTTGTCACCCAACTCGGACCGGTGCACGCCAACATCGTGCTGCTCGACGAGATCAACCGGTCGAGCGCCAAGACGCAGAGCGCCATGCTCGAGGCGATGGAGGAGCGGCAGACGACGATCGCGGGCGTCCAGTACCCGATGCCGCGTCCGTTCCTCGTCATCGCCACCCAGAATCCCGTGGACCAGGAGGGCACCTACCCGCTGTCGGAGGCCCAGACCGACCGGTTCATGCTCAAGGAACTGGTCAGCTATCCCTCGGTCGACGACGAGGTGGAGGTCATCGCCCGGATGGACGCCGGGGTCTTCGACCCCGATCGGCCCGCGCCCCCGGTGGTCGGCGTGGCGGACATCCGGCGGGCCCAGGAGGTCACCCGCGCCGTGCACATGGCCCCGGATCTGGTCCGGTACGCCAGCACGCTGGTGTCGGTCACCCGCCATCCCGACGAGCACCTGCCGGCGCAGCTGGCCCGGCTGGTGGAGTACGGTGCCAGCCCCCGCGCCACGATCGCCTTCTGCCGCACCGCGCGCGCCATGGCCGTGCTGCGCGGCCGCAATCACGTTGTGCCGGAGGATATTGCGCGCCTCGCGCACCGGGTGCTGCGGCATCGCTTCATCCTGGGCTTCCAGGCCGCCAGCGAGCGGGTGACGCCGGATGTGATCGTCGACGCGGTGCTGCGCGCCGTGCCGGTGCCCTGA
- a CDS encoding DUF58 domain-containing protein — translation MGTHLDRARVHFGRDTSGFLEGGRYALIHTRSLEFDELRPYVPGDDVRDIDWKATARSGHTLIKRFVSEKHHKILVVADAGRNLAAVTPSGERKRDVAAHLIGAMGLITLQRSDEIGMVFGDARGCVDIRLRRGETHLESMLHRFHDHGRGRPGPSAVVTQLDWVAHHYRHPMLVLVVSDEPDVDDRLGAVLRPLTATHDVIWGLVIDQPAVTSVSDDRYGYDLGSGRRVPGGAVLGSTVVEAYRRAEKERRRSLSEFLHSCGVPHARLGGSGDIRAALTTMTGVLARAR, via the coding sequence ATGGGCACCCACCTCGACCGCGCCCGGGTCCATTTCGGACGCGACACCAGTGGCTTCCTGGAGGGCGGGCGCTACGCGCTGATCCACACCCGCAGCCTGGAGTTCGACGAGTTGCGGCCGTATGTGCCCGGCGACGACGTCCGCGACATCGACTGGAAGGCGACTGCCCGCTCCGGTCACACCTTGATCAAGCGGTTCGTCTCCGAGAAGCATCACAAGATCCTGGTGGTCGCCGACGCCGGGCGAAACCTCGCCGCGGTCACGCCCTCGGGTGAGCGAAAGCGAGACGTGGCAGCGCATCTCATCGGCGCCATGGGGTTGATCACCCTGCAGCGGTCCGACGAGATCGGCATGGTCTTCGGCGACGCCCGCGGTTGCGTGGACATCCGGCTGCGCCGCGGCGAGACGCACCTCGAGAGCATGCTGCACCGGTTCCACGACCATGGCCGGGGCCGCCCCGGGCCCAGCGCCGTTGTCACGCAACTCGATTGGGTGGCCCATCACTACCGCCACCCGATGCTGGTCCTCGTCGTCTCCGACGAACCGGACGTCGACGACCGCCTCGGGGCGGTGTTACGCCCGCTGACCGCCACCCACGACGTGATCTGGGGTCTGGTCATCGACCAACCGGCCGTCACCTCGGTCTCCGACGATCGGTACGGGTACGACCTGGGCAGCGGACGACGGGTGCCGGGCGGGGCGGTGCTGGGTTCGACGGTGGTCGAAGCCTACCGGCGCGCGGAGAAGGAACGGCGCCGATCGCTGTCGGAGTTCCTCCACTCCTGCGGCGTGCCGCACGCACGACTGGGTGGCAGCGGCGACATCCGCGCCGCCCTGACCACCATGACCGGGGTGCTCGCCCGTGCCCGATGA
- a CDS encoding Hsp20/alpha crystallin family protein: MLRFDPFSDLDAMTRGLLSSQTGSSRTPRFMPMDLYKVGDHYVLTADLPGVDPGSVDVNVDNGTMTLTAHRTARSEETVQWLSNERFFGTYRRQLSLGDGIDSEKISATYENGVLTVTIPLAEKAKSRRIEVSHAGDARSIEPATVDADT, encoded by the coding sequence GTGCTTCGTTTTGATCCGTTCAGTGACCTTGATGCCATGACCCGGGGGCTACTGTCGAGCCAGACCGGATCGAGTCGAACCCCCCGCTTCATGCCGATGGACCTCTACAAAGTCGGCGATCACTACGTGCTGACCGCCGACCTGCCGGGTGTCGATCCCGGTTCTGTGGATGTGAACGTCGACAACGGCACCATGACGCTCACCGCGCACCGCACGGCCCGCTCCGAGGAAACCGTCCAGTGGCTGTCCAACGAGCGGTTCTTCGGCACCTACCGGCGCCAACTGTCCCTGGGCGACGGTATCGATTCCGAAAAGATCAGCGCGACATACGAAAACGGTGTTCTGACGGTGACGATACCGCTGGCCGAGAAGGCCAAATCCAGACGCATCGAAGTCAGCCACGCCGGCGACGCCAGATCCATCGAACCCGCAACGGTCGACGCCGACACCTAA
- a CDS encoding TetR/AcrR family transcriptional regulator: MAERWTRERRVEHTRNLLLDAAEEVVARQGLAGASLELIADAAGYTRGAIYSHFGTKEALFLAVMERQLQRFLDGFTDIVESFHSLGDLDVDKLARRWQELSIGAAQRAALGYEFTLFLLRNPEARAALAERRQETIRSLAHYIDAHLEKVGGRSRVPTEVLAKLLIATNEGVTLGSHLDDENLYRPFMEMVMSQIEPA; encoded by the coding sequence GTGGCTGAACGGTGGACGCGGGAACGGCGGGTCGAACACACTCGGAACCTGCTGCTGGACGCGGCCGAGGAGGTCGTCGCCCGACAGGGCCTGGCCGGGGCCTCGCTGGAACTGATCGCCGACGCGGCGGGCTACACCCGCGGGGCGATCTACTCCCATTTCGGCACCAAGGAAGCGCTGTTCCTGGCGGTGATGGAGCGTCAGCTGCAACGGTTCCTCGACGGATTCACCGACATCGTCGAGTCGTTCCATTCGCTGGGTGACCTGGACGTCGACAAGCTGGCCCGCCGCTGGCAGGAGCTGAGCATCGGCGCGGCGCAGCGGGCCGCGCTGGGCTACGAATTCACGCTGTTCCTGCTGCGCAATCCGGAGGCGCGGGCGGCGCTCGCCGAGCGTCGACAAGAGACCATCCGCTCGCTGGCGCACTACATCGACGCGCATCTGGAGAAGGTCGGCGGCCGCTCGCGGGTGCCCACGGAGGTCCTGGCCAAGCTGCTGATCGCCACCAACGAGGGGGTCACCCTCGGCAGCCATCTCGACGACGAGAACCTCTATCGGCCGTTCATGGAGATGGTCATGAGCCAGATCGAGCCGGCCTGA